In Papaver somniferum cultivar HN1 unplaced genomic scaffold, ASM357369v1 unplaced-scaffold_117, whole genome shotgun sequence, the DNA window TTGAAATCATTAAATTCTTTGAAATCTCTATATatttacaacacatttcccaaaTCCATTTTAAATTAACGAACAATTGAAGAGAAATTCAATAATCTTTACGAACTTAGAAATCAAATTCATAAGACAACGACTTACACTTGGAAGAGATCTGTTGATGTTGCAGAATGGAACCACAAATCCAAGGAATTTCAGTTAGCTCGAAGGGAATTAATTTCTGTTGGTTTTTCAAAATATCTTTAGTATATGCTCAGATGCTGGTTTCAGATTTTCAGACCTAACAAAACAGTGTAGACATGAAAAACGTGTACATTTGTCAACGGAGTTTAATGTGAAAGATAACAGTGAGAATAAAAATCGGCTAGCGCCACCTGGAAGAATTGAACGGTCAGATATCAAGAAGTCCGTATTGACCTATCAACACCAGCACTAGCCATAGGTAGATCCATTTAGAGTAGTCAGTATTCTTGCATCAAAAATTTTAAACAAGATCATTTCACTTGGAAGATCTGTTGAAAGTATACATAGTACATATTACAATACCATAATATTAATATTAGTGAAGAGGATCTCAAACCCCTTTTCTCTGCTGATGAAATCATTTACAAATTCTATTCCCCTAACAAAAATGCACTTTCTTGTGCCTCTCAGACTGCGACTACAAGTAATCCCGCAAGTTTTCACCACTGAGTGTCTCCATTTCTTTGAGAATTTCTTGAGTAAGTGTCTTAACAGGAAGCTCCATATCTTCAAGTAGTTCACCAAGGAACGGAATTGTCTCGGGAAGAAGTGTGAGGTATTCTTCTTTCAGATTCTCTACCATGTACTTGACGACTCTCAATCCTAATATTCTCGCGCGAATCTTCTCACTCCTTGTTTGCATCAACACCtgcaataaaaaccataaaagcttAAAACTACTATAGAATGGACGAGTTCAGGTTCTTACTAAGAGTCTTTGATCGTTCAATGAGTTCCTAATCTTAACAAACTTGATCAGTTATGCTGTTATATAAGATATAAATACAAGACATGTTCTTCACTCACCTCGTGGTTTAGGGGCTTCCACAGTAGATCTGAGCCAGAAGTTACGGCCATCTGACCAAGACACGCAACCAGTGAATCATTCACTTCCTCAACAGATGGTGCATCTGGAAACTCTTGTAGAGAAGATGGTGGTTCCACCACCAACTGAGCGACAATTGGTTTcaacaaagtctacaaagataaaAACTCAGATTAATTAACTGAATAGatttcaagaaagaaaaaaagtatcTACTACTTGATGAAACACATATTTAAAAACGCCAGGTGAAATTAACTAACCTGAAAATTAGTTGCATCAAGAAACTGCAAGCTCCCAGCATCATACACAAAGCATTTGTGCAAGGAAGAAACCATTAGTGCTCTAAGATGCCATTGTCTAGGTGATATTTCTCCCTTACTAGTTGCGACAACTTCGGCAACCTTGGACTTCTTTCTCTTTGGTGTCAACCCAACACTCAACGCATCTTGTGTTAAATAAAGTGTGCATCCATCGAGCAAATACTTGAAATAGGGAACAAACAAAGATCTGCATTGAAAAATACAAAGTTAAGTTGAGCAGAAAGTGCTTGAACCAAATGTTGGTGAATTTCTAAAagaacactaactaatcattataaATCCCTAGAACTAAAAACAGCTCTCCACTGCATAAATTTATCTCTTGTAGGCTCTGTAATTAACCTCTATAGACTCAAAATTATTCCCATGCAATAAATAACCAGATCGCAATTAGGCTAACCAACCAGAACTTCTACCCCCAAATTCCTTACCAACCCAAAAACACTTTCTATCACGCTCCGTCAGACTTTCACACACAataaacaaaagaaaaggaaaatcatCTCACCTGTGGCGTTCAACAAGCTTGCTGATTAATCTGTAGAAAGATATAGTTCTATCTAATTTCCTGCTCTCAGTAGAACCAGGTCCTTCGACTTCAGATTCTGCCCATTCAAGGCTTCGGAGAAAAAGAGGCTTGAACATGTTCTCCGTAAGTTTCAAAGACAAAACAATCATCGAGTCAATAACACTTTCTTCTACAATATCGACCTTCTTAACTGAAACAGGACTTTCCCGGCGAAGATCAAGTGCTAAAAGGCACAGTTCAAATATCCTCACGTGGTACATTCCAATAGCGGATTTATCCATGGTACCAATTAGATTTGATAACATTTCGAAAGTAACTAATAAACTGGATTCACCGGATTGGATAGCCTTTGTGTACACCTTAAGCAATGGTGCAACAGTAAGACGGACCTGAACAAAATAACAAGTCAAATATTATATAATGAATACGACCTTATGTAATAAAAAGTCAAAGGAAATACAACTTCCATTCTCATTTTAAACTATCTGTGTATAAAGACTTACAGGTACTTTCTCACAGACGAGTCTCCTCACTGTATCTGCTTTAGCCTTCAACTTTATATCCGATCCTGAAGCATATTCTGGATGCAAGACCATGAGCTCTATAATATCTTCAAGGTAAGGATTTAAAAACCCACCAAGCTTGTCTACTACAGCCTCCAAAGTAACAAGAACAGATGTCAAAAGAGAATCCTGAAGTCCTGCCTTCTCGTGGCTGTTTTGGAGTACTTTAGCTGAAGATGTGATGTTACGAGCCCTCTTCAACAAGTAGTCCATGATATGAGGAAGCTCTGACAATGCCCTGGGACCAAGCACATTGACTAAAGCACCTGTCGTGCGAAGGCAGCTGGAAGAAACCGACAAGTTTTCAGAAGCAATTTGCTTTGTAACAGATTCAAGGCATGAGTTGAAGATGGAATCTTGCGAGGGAAACTTATTAGCCAATACTTCAAATGCAGAAAGTGCAGATAGCTTTACTGGAACACTGGACTCATTTGTAGAACTATCAACCAAGTGAAGAATTTTCGAGCACATTCCTTCAAAAGACTTCAAAGAACACTCGTCCAAATGAACCCAGGAGCTAGCTGATTCGTGTTTCAAATTTGATTTACCCTTCCGCTTTGGTTTAACCATGTCGCGCTCCCTGATTGCCTCACAAAGAAGCCCAAGAGCCTGCATGgttgaaaaaaaatgaattagTTAGTCCAACATATTAAACCAAACAACTGCAAGCATAGATGTTTAGAAGCTAACCAAACATCCCCAGCTTTCATAACATGAATGCTGGGGCAGAAGGAAAACTCTTCCAATTCATCATTTTACACGTTACTAGGTGTGAGACTGAGTAAGCCACTCTCAAACCATAAAACACTTCCAACGGCCCAATATCAGCCAGGCCTAATATTGAAAGATACAATCACCACCATACCTTCTTTTTCACATTTCCATTTGAATGATCTAACAGCAGAACTATTCCTTTAAAATATGATGAAGGAACCATTTCTCTTGTGATGGTCTTCAAGACAGCATGCATACAGTCCCTTAATTCTTTCTTCACACTACTAGTAACCTTCGATTGCTTTCCTTTTCCATCGAGAAGTTCCAAGTGAGAAACAACCTGCTCCAGAAGTGCTCCTAGTGATCTCTGTAAATGCACCCACCAGATAATTTTTCAGACATCAAAGGAAGTATGGTTTAGAAAACTGAACCAAATAATTATGTTGGCCAAGAAGAAAAGAGATGAGATGAGACATTCAACTTTGGAATAAAAACCTGAAATCGCATACCTGAATTTCATCCGAGTCTTCTCCGGATTCAATTTTGAAAATCAACTCAGTGTCCTGAAGTTTGTGAGCAACAAACTGCATTCCAAGTAGCAACTCGGCAAGTTGTTCTTCAGATTGGTTACCCACCGTTATTTGTTGAAGAAGAGAAACAAGAGATGGAAGCCATATAATGCATGAATACTGCTCGCACAGTTGTGTAGCAAACAGATACTCCCACTCTTTGCGAGTCACAGACGAAGCAGAGGACTCTAAGGACATGCTTGTCCGTGAAATCAATGAACGAATAAGCAGAATAAATACAGACGCCAGGGTAGTTCGTTCTCCAAGAACCCTGCATTATAAACATGCCAATTTGAGTCTCCGAACATGAAATTTTTGAGAAATACTGCAAGAACTAGAACATACCTCAACAAGAAGACTACAAGTTTGATCCTTCTGCACTCGGCAATTTCAGGCAATACCTTTATAAAAATCTGAAAAACAAAATTCACCAGCAGATTCATCAAGGAAAAATTAAATAAGCAAAAAGGCAGCACAATATATTTGGTTATCACTTGAAATAACACGAATAACGAAAAAAAGTACCTGAAGAAGTTCCTCAGCGTTATTTGTTTTAGATATCCAATATGGAACTACCGTTGATATCAAGTCCTCAAAGACTGTTTGTGAATAGCTGTCACTCTgaaaacaaattaaaataaaGTAGCAGAGTCAACGCATAGCTTATGGTTCCATAACAGCGACTTTCAGACAACAATAAGAACTAGGTAAGGTGAACATTAACCAACCTGGGAAACTGCGGACTCCCCAATTACAGTAAAGATACCAAAAATATGGTCCAAGACTTTTTGTGGTGCAACTTTCGCGATTGAAGTTAACAGAGAGAACGCATGATTGCGTGCCAGTGCATCCTTCGCTGCCCATGCACACTCAACCAAGAGCTTAATATCCAATTTATTACTTATGTTATCCTGCATTCGGAATATGTACAAGAATGCAAATGAGACTAAAACAACGATTTCTTGTATTCTTTTATAAAACTATATATGAATTATTACAGTATGTGAACGTGTGGATACCTCTAATGGAACAGCAGAGAAAAGAGACGTAGTTATGTCTTCAAGGACTGATAACACAGCCTGTTGAACATAACTTACTGTACTGCCAGAGGTTTGTGTAACTGCAGAAGAATTCTGAGCTTTGCCAGCGAGCCAATCATCTGAAAAGACCTTTTCGAGAACCTCAAATAGAGGCCCAATCAGAGACTCCCTACAACATAGAATCCACCCTTAGTTAATCTTACAGCACAATATTGTTGCTTAAACTTTGGCAGCAGACAGTAACCACGCTAATGAAATAATCTTAAAAAGAGTCATATTTAGGTGTCAATACCTGTTTTCTATAGCTTTCTTCATGAGCAAAGCATCAAGGAGTGAGCTAAGGAAAGTGACTATGCTTCCTTCTTTATAAAAGAGATCATGTTGTAGGGGGTCACTCAACTGTTTtacttgtttctttttcttctttccacTAGAAGAAAGACTTAACTGGCCTTCTTTTGCAAGAATCAACTTAAGCAACTTGCTTACAGTTAAAGAAGTAACCTGCCAAACATTAGCACAAAGTGGTTAAGTTCAATTGCTAAGCTAAAGGAAACATCCAAAAGTGAGCACCAAAATTCGATCAAGGTAGAATAACAAACATTGATTCGAAGAAGAGCATCTTTCGCTGCATTCTGGATTTCACCACAGTCATTTCGGAACAGAAACACAAGATTTTGAACAACTTGGTCCTGGTTAACAGAGAGAGGAAGAAATTTAAATAACATGTAAAACAAGTATTGTAAGCTGGTCGATAACATGGTAACTTTAGCAATGCACACCATAAAACAACGAACATTTGGAGAACAATCAAAAAAAGCACAAACAAACCTGTGTCTCAGTATTCAAACAATTGTATAGGGAGCAACTCAGATTTTGAAGCACAGTTACACAGGGCCTTATGATAGCAGGATCTTCTGGGGGCTCACTATCGACCTAGGAGTATAGAAGAACAAACACGTTAGTATAAATGAACAAATTAGGCAAGTAACAGTAACCGAATAAACTAACTGCTTACTTTCAATGCCTTGATGAGATGCTCGGACCATATCGTTTCAGAAGAAGAAGCACTAGATGAAGCGCAGCCCTAAAAGGCCAAAAGTTACTCTTTCAGATATTAATATAACTACAGCAACAAAGCAACAAGAGAGGAAGTCTTAAAATTTTATAAAAGTACCTCCAGCAGAATGCATAACGTCTCGATTTCAATTGTTGATAATGCTTGGAAGGATTTATTGGGGCTAAAACATTGGCTGCGCCTTTCCAGGAGTTCAGACAGTAATGATTTAACACCACTTATATGCATGATAGAACCGCTCATTCCTTTAAACAATGACAGGATGACAAGCTGCGAAAATATTCTTCCTTAAGTGAGAGAAGGTCCAAGATTTATAGAACAAGCTAGTCTGCTCAACTAAAAAAGCAAGAACTTGAAGACTAATTTCTCTGCTGAAATAGTGCAACAATGCAGAAGACACATAACAAGGAAGAAGACATAGATATTTATATATACTAGGGTGTACCTTCCCATATGGAGAT includes these proteins:
- the LOC113330003 gene encoding uncharacterized protein At3g06530-like isoform X1, yielding MATTLEAQLRVIKSLNNLEIKSTKKPFTNPSILYDPRVAADLDIDSLYSIAISSLDVLVKSELRFEAYKNSLFSYKSRELNRVLQGRVENEEIDVSISSYLRLLSGYLLVDSALHTLEYLVRRYMVHVYNIDELVNCALPYHDTATFVRIVQIVQLQNSKWGFLEAVQKSGAPPPRNVLVQQCIRDRGLLVTLCEYAMPAKKYQPSVVVISFFTAVAVEVLGALTVIDADTVRNVIQFVFKGLDPNANGGPDHKAGALMIASLLANRAALASDVIKNLIASIARIAQKDAKEFADLPWLRTSLMAIISIVQSQSVQIFPKKAVETLNEIRDFAGVLFGLLKEFNIETFLTVYLESLVNYSSSDEYCRRALISTLETVDVKDYIHNIVIKVLTSCTALSKRMGKSELPDSGCWAKQVFVVIDKNYPSELREAVRKFLEDSSEKTKKGDSVFEVLCMMFDGSVDPSLPITDSKLWFSLEHPKAEIRKATLSSLSKSKILKAEADDSQKLASIQQAISRRLQDDDLSVVQAALSLDGLTRVISGPDLLEALRDILLRCAEITSVTLVPSEASAVARSCLECAILNFKDLTEYKKEVARMLFPLLLVLPKTQKLNLKALELATEIQWSFYKSISLSCDLISSAQDKKLEPSSTEINMKTICAFGETFAAQPVECLTWLIECSNDSELSKTLFFLVILQSLNIEKKDSAGFSVLFQACFPVLKQEWSVYESTSYNLPEQELTVEQLDRGCDDFLGQLFKSNFKALNANILVCIFWRLLQTFVSAVQLNNMAQDDSKELLSTLHELFFFFATSRLAHILRGQFHSLVAKCNISTVSFLSKYFTEEGAPVAVQIESLHSIASTCSQLSLEKNLRNDHFLPLLSFPSVLVPLSSENKDIRAAAMTCMEGLDALWQYVFKSSGKNGNDAMLTSSTWTPSLGKVLDLIVQQKRLILSDWDFLPSFFTAVLGPPCNSLVVPQSVDESFDQRTKEAILLFLLKSVLKLSPYGKLVILSLFKGMSGSIMHISGVKSLLSELLERRSQCFSPNKSFQALSTIEIETLCILLEGCASSSASSSETIWSEHLIKALKVDSEPPEDPAIIRPCVTVLQNLSCSLYNCLNTETQDQVVQNLVFLFRNDCGEIQNAAKDALLRINVTSLTVSKLLKLILAKEGQLSLSSSGKKKKKQVKQLSDPLQHDLFYKEGSIVTFLSSLLDALLMKKAIENRESLIGPLFEVLEKVFSDDWLAGKAQNSSAVTQTSGSTVSYVQQAVLSVLEDITTSLFSAVPLEDNISNKLDIKLLVECAWAAKDALARNHAFSLLTSIAKVAPQKVLDHIFGIFTVIGESAVSQSDSYSQTVFEDLISTVVPYWISKTNNAEELLQIFIKVLPEIAECRRIKLVVFLLRVLGERTTLASVFILLIRSLISRTSMSLESSASSVTRKEWEYLFATQLCEQYSCIIWLPSLVSLLQQITVGNQSEEQLAELLLGMQFVAHKLQDTELIFKIESGEDSDEIQRSLGALLEQVVSHLELLDGKGKQSKVTSSVKKELRDCMHAVLKTITREMVPSSYFKGIVLLLDHSNGNVKKKALGLLCEAIRERDMVKPKRKGKSNLKHESASSWVHLDECSLKSFEGMCSKILHLVDSSTNESSVPVKLSALSAFEVLANKFPSQDSIFNSCLESVTKQIASENLSVSSSCLRTTGALVNVLGPRALSELPHIMDYLLKRARNITSSAKVLQNSHEKAGLQDSLLTSVLVTLEAVVDKLGGFLNPYLEDIIELMVLHPEYASGSDIKLKAKADTVRRLVCEKVPVRLTVAPLLKVYTKAIQSGESSLLVTFEMLSNLIGTMDKSAIGMYHVRIFELCLLALDLRRESPVSVKKVDIVEESVIDSMIVLSLKLTENMFKPLFLRSLEWAESEVEGPGSTESRKLDRTISFYRLISKLVERHRSLFVPYFKYLLDGCTLYLTQDALSVGLTPKRKKSKVAEVVATSKGEISPRQWHLRALMVSSLHKCFVYDAGSLQFLDATNFQTLLKPIVAQLVVEPPSSLQEFPDAPSVEEVNDSLVACLGQMAVTSGSDLLWKPLNHEVLMQTRSEKIRARILGLRVVKYMVENLKEEYLTLLPETIPFLGELLEDMELPVKTLTQEILKEMETLSGENLRDYL
- the LOC113330003 gene encoding uncharacterized protein At3g06530-like isoform X2, whose product is MATTLEAQLRVIKSLNNLEIKSTKKPFTNPSILYDPRVAADLDIDSLYSIAISSLDVLVKSELRFEAYKNSLFSYKSRELNRVLQGRVENEEIDVSISSYLRLLSGYLLVDSALHTLEYLVRRYMVHVYNIDELVNCALPYHDTATFVRIVQIVQLQNSKWGFLEAVQKSGAPPPRNVLVQQCIRDRGLLVTLCEYAMPAKKYQPSVVVISFFTAVAVEVLGALTVIDADTVRNVIQFVFKGLDPNANGGPDHKAGALMIASLLANRAALASDVIKNLIASIARIAQKDAKEFADLPWLRTSLMAIISIVQSQSVQIFPKKAVETLNEIRDFAGVLFGLLKEFNIETFLTVYLESLVNYSSSDEYCRRALISTLETVDVKDYIHNIVIKVLTSCTALSKRMGKSELPDSGCWAKQVFVVIDKNYPSELREAVRKFLEDSSEKTKKGDSVFEVLCMMFDGSVDPSLPITDSKLWFSLEHPKAEIRKATLSSLSKSKILKAEADDSQKLASIQQAISRRLQDDDLSVVQAALSLDGLTRVISGPDLLEALRDILLRCAEITSVTLVPSEASAVARSCLECAILNFKDLTEYKKEVARMLFPLLLVLPKTQKLNLKALELATEIQWSFYKSISLSCDLISSAQDKKLEPSSTEINMKTICAFGETFAAQPVECLTWLIECSNDSELSKTLFFLVILQSLNIEKKVLFQACFPVLKQEWSVYESTSYNLPEQELTVEQLDRGCDDFLGQLFKSNFKALNANILVCIFWRLLQTFVSAVQLNNMAQDDSKELLSTLHELFFFFATSRLAHILRGQFHSLVAKCNISTVSFLSKYFTEEGAPVAVQIESLHSIASTCSQLSLEKNLRNDHFLPLLSFPSVLVPLSSENKDIRAAAMTCMEGLDALWQYVFKSSGKNGNDAMLTSSTWTPSLGKVLDLIVQQKRLILSDWDFLPSFFTAVLGPPCNSLVVPQSVDESFDQRTKEAILLFLLKSVLKLSPYGKLVILSLFKGMSGSIMHISGVKSLLSELLERRSQCFSPNKSFQALSTIEIETLCILLEGCASSSASSSETIWSEHLIKALKVDSEPPEDPAIIRPCVTVLQNLSCSLYNCLNTETQDQVVQNLVFLFRNDCGEIQNAAKDALLRINVTSLTVSKLLKLILAKEGQLSLSSSGKKKKKQVKQLSDPLQHDLFYKEGSIVTFLSSLLDALLMKKAIENRESLIGPLFEVLEKVFSDDWLAGKAQNSSAVTQTSGSTVSYVQQAVLSVLEDITTSLFSAVPLEDNISNKLDIKLLVECAWAAKDALARNHAFSLLTSIAKVAPQKVLDHIFGIFTVIGESAVSQSDSYSQTVFEDLISTVVPYWISKTNNAEELLQIFIKVLPEIAECRRIKLVVFLLRVLGERTTLASVFILLIRSLISRTSMSLESSASSVTRKEWEYLFATQLCEQYSCIIWLPSLVSLLQQITVGNQSEEQLAELLLGMQFVAHKLQDTELIFKIESGEDSDEIQRSLGALLEQVVSHLELLDGKGKQSKVTSSVKKELRDCMHAVLKTITREMVPSSYFKGIVLLLDHSNGNVKKKALGLLCEAIRERDMVKPKRKGKSNLKHESASSWVHLDECSLKSFEGMCSKILHLVDSSTNESSVPVKLSALSAFEVLANKFPSQDSIFNSCLESVTKQIASENLSVSSSCLRTTGALVNVLGPRALSELPHIMDYLLKRARNITSSAKVLQNSHEKAGLQDSLLTSVLVTLEAVVDKLGGFLNPYLEDIIELMVLHPEYASGSDIKLKAKADTVRRLVCEKVPVRLTVAPLLKVYTKAIQSGESSLLVTFEMLSNLIGTMDKSAIGMYHVRIFELCLLALDLRRESPVSVKKVDIVEESVIDSMIVLSLKLTENMFKPLFLRSLEWAESEVEGPGSTESRKLDRTISFYRLISKLVERHRSLFVPYFKYLLDGCTLYLTQDALSVGLTPKRKKSKVAEVVATSKGEISPRQWHLRALMVSSLHKCFVYDAGSLQFLDATNFQTLLKPIVAQLVVEPPSSLQEFPDAPSVEEVNDSLVACLGQMAVTSGSDLLWKPLNHEVLMQTRSEKIRARILGLRVVKYMVENLKEEYLTLLPETIPFLGELLEDMELPVKTLTQEILKEMETLSGENLRDYL